CTCGCCGGCGCCGCAGACCGTGCACGGTGTCTCGACAAGCGGCTCGAGCTTCGACTCGCCGATCGGCTGTTGTAACGGCGTGCTCACCGCCGCCGAGTATAGCCCTCGCTTTGGCGAGCATGTACAAAGCGCCATGCCGTCGCAGAGTCATTATGATCCAGACGAGCTTCGCGCCCGCCTCGAGCGGTGGTTCGCAACCAGGCTCACCGGTGCCGACAACCTCGTTCTCGGTGAGATCACGGCGCCGGGCCTTACCGGGTTCTCGAGTGAGACCATGCTCGTCGATGCGTCGTGGACCGAGCGCGGGAAGGCTGCGGCGGCGCGATGGGTCATCCGCTCGAAGCCGACCGAGCATCCGGTGTTTCCGGAGTATGATCTGTACGCGCAGTTCCGCTGCATGCAGATCGTCGCCGAAGTGAGCGACGTACCGGTTCCGCGCGTACGCTGGTGGGAGCCGGATGCGTCGATCATCGGCGAGCCGTTCTACGTGATGGACCGCGTCGACGGAGAAGCGCCGAGCGACAACCCACCGTACACCGTGATGGGCTTTCTTGCCGAGGCCTCTCCCGCCGAGCAACGCGCGCTTTACGATGCCGAGATCGCAATCCTGGCCAGGCTGCACGCGATCGACTGGAAGAAAGCAGGCCTCGATTTTCTCGACCGCAATCGTTTCGGCCCGCCGGGCTTTGCGCAGCAGCTCGCGTATTACCGCGACTTCCTTGCGTGGGCGTCGTGCGGGCGGCCGCAGCCGACCGTCGAGGCGGCCTTCGAGTATCTCGAGAACAACGCTCCGGCCGGCCGTGACGCCGTCGTGCTGAACTGGGGCGACGCACGGCCTTCGAACATCATGGTGCGGGGCATGAAGCCGGTGGCCGTGCTCGACTGGGAGATGGCCACGCTCGGCCCGCCGGAATGCGACGTCGCATGGTTCGTCTACCTCAATCGGTTTCTGAGCGACGGCGTCGGCGCACCGCCGCTGCCCGGCTTTCCCGATGAGGACGAGACGCGGCGCATCTACGAGGCGTTCGGCGGCCGCGCGCTCGGCGACCTGCACTACTACCAGGTGTGGGCGGGCCTTCGCTTCAGCGTGATCTTCATCCGCATCATCCAGCGCATGGAGAAGCAGGGCGTCCTCGTTCCCGGTTGGAGCGAGCAGAACAACATCTGCACGCAGTTCCTTGCCAAGGTCGGGAGATTCGCTCCGCCGGCGTGAAGACAAGCTCCCTCCACCGGCGTAAGACGCCTCCTCTTGCCTGCGCCGCGCGAGCGGAGCACGGGTATCCGACCGATTTCATGCTGCGCGGGTCTTGCACGCCGGAAATCGGCATGCTGGATTCTGCTCAT
This sequence is a window from Candidatus Limnocylindrales bacterium. Protein-coding genes within it:
- a CDS encoding phosphotransferase family protein, whose translation is MPSQSHYDPDELRARLERWFATRLTGADNLVLGEITAPGLTGFSSETMLVDASWTERGKAAAARWVIRSKPTEHPVFPEYDLYAQFRCMQIVAEVSDVPVPRVRWWEPDASIIGEPFYVMDRVDGEAPSDNPPYTVMGFLAEASPAEQRALYDAEIAILARLHAIDWKKAGLDFLDRNRFGPPGFAQQLAYYRDFLAWASCGRPQPTVEAAFEYLENNAPAGRDAVVLNWGDARPSNIMVRGMKPVAVLDWEMATLGPPECDVAWFVYLNRFLSDGVGAPPLPGFPDEDETRRIYEAFGGRALGDLHYYQVWAGLRFSVIFIRIIQRMEKQGVLVPGWSEQNNICTQFLAKVGRFAPPA